The Candidatus Melainabacteria bacterium genome includes the window CGTCAAGTCGAACGCGCTCGACAAGGTGCTCAAGGACGCCCTCTCGGCGCGCTACAACCCGACCCAGATGGCCGACCCGAAGTCGAAGGGCTCGTTCTACTCGGCCATGCACGAGGCCTACCCGAACATCGACCTGTCGCTCTACGACAAGATCCTCACCTTCGTGCAGGGTCAGCGCCAGGACTACGCCCTGCTCCAGAAGCAGCTGCAGTCCATGCTGGCTGACTTCGACACCTGGCGCGGCAGCTTCCCCAACTCGATGTTCACGGGAAACCTGCCCGACCACTGGCTGGTCGCCACCGACGACAACGGCAACAAGCTGGAGGGCCAGAAGGCGCTCGACTACCTCGAGACCATCTCGCAACCCAACGGCTCCAACAACGGCGGCGGGCAGACCGGCGTCGACATCCCCGGACTGAACGGCAAGTAACCGTTCATCGCTTCTCTACCGGCACCGCAGGCGGTGCCTGAACGCAAGTTCGAAGGCGGAGGTGCAATCACGCACCTCCGCTCAGCCTGTGCTGACGACATTCAGTTAACCTAGGAGAAATTTCGTATGAAACTCGGAAAAATCATCGGCCTCGGTGCCGTCGCTCTCGTCCTCGCCGCCGGCGTCTGGGCGTTCCTCACCTACCAGGGTGTGATGAACGAAGGTCTGCGCCAGGAAAAGCAGATCGTCTCGCTCAACAACTCGAACACGATCGAGCTGAACCAGTACGTCGCCTCCCTCAAGGAGCAGGTCGGCATCGCCAACGTCAAGTCGGCCGCCCTCGACAAGGTGCTCAAGGACGCCCTCTCGGCGCGCTACAACCCGACCCAGATGGCCGACCCGAACGCCAAGGGCTCGTTCTACTCGGCCATGCACGAGGCCTACCCGAACATCGACCTGTCGCTCTACGACAAGATCCTCGACTTCGTCAAGGCGAAGCGTGAAGGCTATGCCGTGCTGCAGAAGCAGATGCAGAAGCTGCTCGAGGAGTTCGACGTGTGGCGCGGCAGCTTCCCCAACAGCATCTTCACGGGCAACCTGCCGGACCACTGGCTGAAGGTGCAGGACAACGACGGCAACATGCTCGAAGGGCAGAAGGCGCTCGACTACCTCAACACCATCTCGCAGCCGAACGGTTCGAACAACGGCGGCGGGCAGAACGCGGTGACGATTCCCGGCCTCGAAGGCAAGTAATCGGCGTCGCGTTGCTGACTGACTGGTAAGGAACTCATTGGTAGCCCGGCTTGAGCCGGGCTACCTCTCCTTACTTTTTTCAGCTTTAATAATAGACCGGTCGTATTCAATCGAAGAGAAGCCGCCGATTGTCTTGTCACATCCTCATGGGGGTACAATGTTCGTGTCTCTCCAGGGTGTTATATGGACGAACTTACTAACTTTGATTTCAACGATAAAAGAAAAGTCGCTTGCATAGCAGCCGTCTTCTTTGGCTTCGTCGGCGCACACAAGTTCGTTCTCGGTTATAAACGAGAAGGGGCGATTATGGCGCTTGTTAGCGTCGCAGCAATACTCTGCCAGTTACCCGCCATAGCGGCCCTGGTCGCTATCGTTGGTTTTGCAGAAGCATTTATCTACTTCGGACTGGACGAAAAGAAATTCAACGACATCTACGTTCGCGGGCAGCACCCCTGGTTCTGAGCGCTCCACCTCTAGAGTCAGACCCTGAGAATCATGTGACAGCGGGCCTGGCGGGCTCGACAGAGAGTGCGTAGACCTTGACCGGTCTGGGTTTTGCTGTCTCAAAAAAAAATTTCTCAAAAAAGCCGCAAAATTTTTGAACTTTTTCCAGACAACTTACGTAGGTAATTACATGACGCCTTTCGTGGAGACGCTCAATGAAACGTTTTAACTCCCTCATGGTAATTGCTACCACTCTGGCAACCAGCACAACGTCCGCCTACTCAACCTTAGCGCAACCGCCGTCTGACGACGACAAGGTGCTTCACGTTATCAACCGCCTTACTTTCGGTCCTGCACCGGGCGACTTGCAGCGCGTCAAGACTATGGGCATAAAAGCCTTCATCGATGAGCAACTCAATCCATCATCCATACCTGAATCACCGGCCGTGCAAGCTGTTGTTGCTAAATCAACCTCTACACAAGAGTCCATTACTGAACTGCTGAAACATGTAAGAGACCTTCAGCAACAAAAAAAGGAAAACAAGCAAGCCCAAAGTGAAGCCATTCAAGCTGCAAAAGGTCAGGGTGATGAGGCAGTAGATAAAGCAGCAGCACAAAAATCGATTAACATGCTCGGCAAATTCTTCAAAAACATGAACGATGAGTTCGTGACAAAACGGCTCACACGCGACGTGGAAAGCCCACGTCAGCTCGAACAGGTAATGACGGAATTCTGGTTCAACCACTTCAACGTCTGTATCACGAAGGGTCTCGACCATGTTCTGGTTGGTCCGTACGAAGACCAGGCCATACGCCCTTTTGCGTTGGGCAAATTCAGAGATTTGCTCAGTGCGACATGCCACCACCCGGCCATGCTCTTTTATCTGGATAACTGGCAAAATACAGCACCCCAGAGCCCCGGAGCGAGAGGCAAATTCACCGGGCTGAACGAGAATTATGCTCGCGAGTTGATGGAGCTGCACACACTTGGCGTGGATGGCGGATACACGCAGAAAGACGTCACCGAATTGGCGCGAGTTTTGACCGGCCTGGGCATGAAAAACATCGCCCAGCAAAGACAAAACGTAGAGCCGGTAGGACCTTACGGAGCATACTTCGCACCTAATCGACACGACTTCGGCGAAAAGATTGTCCTGGGAAAGAAAATCAGCGGCAAAGGTGAGCAAGAAATCGAAGACGTACTCGACATGCTGGCTACACACCCGTCAACCGCACACCACATCAGCTACCAGTTAGCGCAATATTTTGTAGCTGATGATCCACCGGCCACCCTGGTTAACAAAATGGCTGCAAAATTCTCGAGCACTGACGGCGATATCAAAGCAGTACTGCGAGAAATGTTCAACAGTAGCGAATTCTGGGATCCCAAATATCAAAACGCCAAGTACAAAACACCACTTCGCTATGCCGTCTCAATCGTACGCGCGACCGATGCACACCCGGCTAGATACGATGTGGTGGCGCAATTTATGCGCCTGCAAGGCGAGCCGCTTTATGGTTGTCTGACGCCGGACGGTTACAAGAACACCAAAGACGCATGGCTCAACCCTGACAGTTTTCTCAACCGACTCAACTTCGCAACCGCAGTGGCTTCCGGCAATGCACGAGGACTTGTAAATTCTCCGCCCGAGTACAGACAGCTGGGCGCCACCATCAGTGGTAGCAAATTTTCGCCAAAGACCGTTGCCGTTGTGGCCAAAGCACCAGAGCCGATGAAGTCGGCGATCGTGCTGGGCAGCCCTGAATTCATGCACTACTAGGAGTAAGCAACTATGAATCGCAGAGAATTTATCAAACTTGCTTCGTTGTCGTCACTGGCACTCTTCGCGCCAGGACTGGCAGGCTGGGCCTTCAGCAACGGCATGGATAAGGCAAACAAAAAACTGATTGTCATTCTGTTGCGCGGCGGAGTAGATGGGCTGAACATCGTCGCACCTTACGGAGATTCGCTCTACTACGGTATTCGTCCGCGCATCGCCGTAGCCAAACCGGGACAGGAAAATGGATTGATCGATCTGGATGGACACTTCGGTTTGCATCCAGCTCTCGCTCCGCTCATGCCCTACTGGCAGAACAAAACCCTGGCATTTGTGCATTCCAGCGGCTCTCCAAACCCATCCAGGTCGCACTTCGATGCCCAGGACAACATGGAAAGTGGTGCGCCAGGGGCCCGATCGGTGAGCACCGGTTGGCTCAACAGGCTCGTCAGCGAACTACCTGTCAAATCAGGTTCTTCGCTTCATGCCATAAGCATAGGACCGGTGCTGCCGCGCATCATGTCTGGACCAGCCTCAATCGCCACGATTTCAAAAACGGTTCAGGTAAATAAATCGCTTCTCGACAGACCGGTTGTGGCAAGCGTCTTTGAAGATTTGTACGGACAGCGCAACGATGATCTCGGCCGAGCGTTCAAAGAAGGTATGGCCGCGCATCAAGAAATCAACGAAAGCTTGAGCAAACCAGATGAGGACGCGATGATGGACCGCGAGCAAATGCTGGCCAATCGAGGCGCTCCACTACCCGGACAGAATAAAGCTTACGGCAAGCAACTGGCGCAACTATTTCGCAAATCACCATCGATTCAAGTTGCCTTTCTCGACTTCGGCGGATTCGACACACATGTCAACGAAGGCACCGGTAAAGGTCAACTGGCAAATCACCTGACACCGCTCGGTCAGGGCATCGCCGACCTGATTCAGGGACTCGGACCGATGTACAAAGACACGACTATTGTCGTCATGTCTGAATTTGGACGCACAGCAAAAGAAAATGGCAATTCGGGTACCGATCACGGACACGGCAACGTCATGTGGGTTTTCGGTGGCGAGGTTCCCGGGGGCAACGTCTATGCCAGATGGGCTGGTCTCAACACCGAAGCACTGCATGAGCAAAGAGATCTGCCAACCAGTACCGACTTCCGCTCTGTTCTTTCGTATCTCTTGAACAACCAAATTGGCGTGTCCAAAACAACACTGGCAAAGGTTTTTCCAGACTTCCAGGCAAACGGAAATCCCTTCGTTCAAGTCTGAGGACATTTCGGGACGTTGCTCAAGTGCGCGCCGCCGTGCGCAGGCTCGTTGCTCAGGCTCGTTGCTCGCCTCACCGGCTCGTCATTAGCGCCTTGTACGATACGAAATAGTATAACGGGAAGAAAAATATAGCAGCAGAAAAAATGACAAAAAAGACGGCCGCAGGAAGAAAGAGGAAACGCAGCCGGGTCTGGAGAAATCCAAAACCCGGCTGCGCACCTTCATTCAAAGCTCGCTATCTTCCCGAATTACCGGCCCAGCGTGGTCGGACGGGGGCAGGCGCCGCCGTTCATGCGCTCGAGCTGATAGACGCGATCCGGAACGGTCGGA containing:
- a CDS encoding TM2 domain-containing protein: MDELTNFDFNDKRKVACIAAVFFGFVGAHKFVLGYKREGAIMALVSVAAILCQLPAIAALVAIVGFAEAFIYFGLDEKKFNDIYVRGQHPWF
- a CDS encoding DUF1800 domain-containing protein — protein: MKRFNSLMVIATTLATSTTSAYSTLAQPPSDDDKVLHVINRLTFGPAPGDLQRVKTMGIKAFIDEQLNPSSIPESPAVQAVVAKSTSTQESITELLKHVRDLQQQKKENKQAQSEAIQAAKGQGDEAVDKAAAQKSINMLGKFFKNMNDEFVTKRLTRDVESPRQLEQVMTEFWFNHFNVCITKGLDHVLVGPYEDQAIRPFALGKFRDLLSATCHHPAMLFYLDNWQNTAPQSPGARGKFTGLNENYARELMELHTLGVDGGYTQKDVTELARVLTGLGMKNIAQQRQNVEPVGPYGAYFAPNRHDFGEKIVLGKKISGKGEQEIEDVLDMLATHPSTAHHISYQLAQYFVADDPPATLVNKMAAKFSSTDGDIKAVLREMFNSSEFWDPKYQNAKYKTPLRYAVSIVRATDAHPARYDVVAQFMRLQGEPLYGCLTPDGYKNTKDAWLNPDSFLNRLNFATAVASGNARGLVNSPPEYRQLGATISGSKFSPKTVAVVAKAPEPMKSAIVLGSPEFMHY
- a CDS encoding DUF1501 domain-containing protein, with the translated sequence MNRREFIKLASLSSLALFAPGLAGWAFSNGMDKANKKLIVILLRGGVDGLNIVAPYGDSLYYGIRPRIAVAKPGQENGLIDLDGHFGLHPALAPLMPYWQNKTLAFVHSSGSPNPSRSHFDAQDNMESGAPGARSVSTGWLNRLVSELPVKSGSSLHAISIGPVLPRIMSGPASIATISKTVQVNKSLLDRPVVASVFEDLYGQRNDDLGRAFKEGMAAHQEINESLSKPDEDAMMDREQMLANRGAPLPGQNKAYGKQLAQLFRKSPSIQVAFLDFGGFDTHVNEGTGKGQLANHLTPLGQGIADLIQGLGPMYKDTTIVVMSEFGRTAKENGNSGTDHGHGNVMWVFGGEVPGGNVYARWAGLNTEALHEQRDLPTSTDFRSVLSYLLNNQIGVSKTTLAKVFPDFQANGNPFVQV